The sequence GATTGAGATAAAATATATCACCTTGCCAGCTTTGTGTATACTATGTTGTACGAGAACTTGTCCTAGATATTTGATTTGATTATCATGTGTATTATATTTGTTAGCGTAGATCACGAATATGAACTTTGTCTCTGATATTGGATGCAGACTCTCACATGGTATAAACCTTGATGCCATGTATGATTCAACATTGTTCAATGAGATATTGATTAGGAGTCACACAAGATGAACGTGATGGAGCCCATTTTAGAAACTTGATAGATTTTTCTTCACCATGTATGGTCCCCCCACCTTCTGTCACGGTCGCGTGAATTAGAGAAACCATGTCACTGACAAAGGGCATTCATGTATTATTTTGTCCCTCTCATCTAACTGatgaaaaaacagaaaaaaaaaagagagaagatctTAATTAATTGCTTCTGGTGTGCGTGACCAACCACAGAGAAAATTTTCCATGTCTATCATAAATACCCATCAACATTTAGGTCCATAACATTCCAAACACTTGGGGGGATGCCCCAAAATCTATTCCAGTTCACATAAAAGGCATAGCATATTCCTATGAAAAGTTGAAACAAGTGTGTAACACGTGAATTGGAAGGCTACCCTTAAGCTTCCATCCAAGGAGAGGGACTTTGTAGCAGCTTGCAATGTAGGACAACCTTAGATGCTGAGGTGCCAACTTTGTGGACCAAGGAGCGTTTGTTTATGGTCCCATGCCCCCTCCCCTCTTATCTCTTTCACTGGCTTCTACCTCTAAAGCCTCCAAAGTGATACTtatattctttgtttcttttctccctttttcttcattattcttcataTTACAATCACCAATCTGGATTATAGTaagcatgaattaaaaaaaaagagatgtcTTCTCCAAAGGCTCAATGATTATGTCACTAATTAAAATTGGTTGAACAAgctaataatagtaataataataacaaatggTAAATTACAAGAGAAAAAGGGTGGCCAAGTTTTCACCAACTTCCTTAATATGAATTTTTTCACGTACTAGTAGGTGGTTTGTTAAACATCTTTATCATGAAATTGGTTATTGGTATAGCACCTCGGGAAAAAAATGACGCTGATTTGAAAGAGGAAAAATTATTAATACAACGAACTAATGATTGTAGAATTTTATTTTGGAATGGAGGCGCCTCGTGTAGGAACAAGATTCCACCGACACCTTACCAAATTGTGCTAGGAATAACCGAATAAagcattaaaattatttttcatttcatgcttattattatattatgattGATGTAGTTCTGTTCAGTGTTGACACCAAATACAAAGACGTATTTGTCCTTGTATGAGGCAAAACCCTCACACACTCCATGGACCAAACATTGTGTTGTTTACTTGTTTTGCACTATAAATAAAAGTTCAATAGTTTATTAAAAGGTCAAAATTCAAAGTGCAAATGATTTTAAGTGGAGTTAATAACTGAGAgttgttagataatttgacttATTATCAACTTTATGTGAAGTCGACTGTATCTGAATTTTTACCTTATTAAAATtgtgttttgaaaaatataaaagtgataaaaaatactatttgtacaatAAAATGCAGTGAATAATGTGCGGTGAATGTGACTGCTCTGCTTCTTTTAGAATTTTGTatgatattaattaataattagatggtttaaggtttaatttaaaattttaaaattgaaattttgaattttaattaatttaatttttttatatgtatttaaattataatatattaataattaaatatattaaatctgaaatagaaatttaaaatttaaaatttaaattttagttttatttagtttgtattttgaatgtatatttaattttaaaaagatattaaataaatttatttataatttttaaatgtatttattttatttttttaattattataataaaagactaaatattatactatttttAAAGGATATTTAGTTGAGTTGAAAAGTTATATTTGATAAATCGAAATAAAATTAACTTCTAATAAGAGCAGCAGGTGCCGTTGAAAActtaaattataaaagtttagTACAAATacgtcatttttttttaatttatcaaatacaaAACGAATTTTTAAAAGAGGCTCATTTGATATTTAAAAACTCCTNCttcatatttaaatttatttaataacaaaaaaaattatacacaCAGAGAAAATTTGATTCCTGCTCCATCCACATGAATGAACTACCTTTACCCACAGAAAATTGGGTGGTAAAcggttttattttttcttaatataaATTCGTCATTTTGTTTTCCATAGTAGGAATTGTATTATTTGTTTCATGCTAATGAAATCGTTGCATAGTTCTAAGAGCTACAATTACAAGGTAAAAATTAAGAATACAAGATCATTGGAACTTTTAAGTGTTCCTTTCTAATTAAAAATACTTGGTCTTTCTTAAGTAAGCCCAATATACAACAAGGCAATTGATAAGAACACTTTTGATTTCTCAATTTTACATATCAAGTGAcattattttaaaattgaaataggaGAAATTTACTAAATTTATATAAacttttcaatttattttaaatctatataattattatattgaaatcaataatGTGTGAATTATGTTAAAATTAACTACTTTTTATTAAATACTTGTTTATAACAGTTCAATATATATGTATTATGTTTCATTTTATTGCATTGcattaaattcaaattatttatcatcaaatatcttttaataaaaaatgtgtattctattagtttttaatGTGTCTCACATCAACTCGAATAAGAATCTTTTAATACTTTTATATGTctgtaatatttaaaaaaatataatcatcTGCAACTTGAAAATCCATGGCAATGATCAAATTTTTATTAGTATATTAAAATACTCTATTAAATTCTACGTTTTAAATCTATCAATAAATAATATGTGTAGTTTGGATTTAACTAAAATATTAATGCCCaatttttaacattttaaaagtGTCCAAACTTTTATTAGAGGTCACCATAAAAGATGTTCAAATTGAATAGAGTGAATTAGTCACACAAATTTACTAGATCCTATCCAAGGGAATAAACACCTAGCGGCACATCGTTTGGCATCATCTATCCACCTCTCATCTCTATTTCCATATTCTAGATGTGTTTTAAAAAGAAAAGTgtgaatataaataaaattattatattaactTTAGATTGTATAAAAATTGCATCAACTAAGATGTCTTTGTCATAAATTGATCTTTCAACCATATGTCGTGGCGTATGCACAAGCATGCGTTACCACGTCCTAATCCTATATTACTAGTATATTATCCTTAATCCACTCCAGAGACTTTTTTGTTTTCCTACTCCATAACCTACTTCCGCAATACTATACAGCTAATCCTTAGCAAGGTTAGAAGCTAGCGATGATTCTCACATAAGCATAATTTATATCATTGTTCACAAAGTATTATAAACTCCAAGACACacagacacaaaaaaaaaaaaaaaaagaaaaaaacacccTCTTCAAGTTTAAATCTCACCCTTAAAATTAACTATTGATAATAAAATAACATTGACCCTGCTCGACTTTATTCGATTTAAAAAGCATACACTGACCTGAAAAAGAAATCGAGAAAAATTAATATATCAAATATAGTATACGAATAGCAAAAAGGTTGCACCAAATCTGATCTCAACAAATTTTAGTTAGTCCACTTTGCAAAATATATAACAAGGTCCCTTTGCCCAAAAAACATGTGAAGGGTGGTGCTTTGCGGTGTCAACAATCGATCATGGTTTTTGAAGAAACAAGAGTTGTAGCCAAATGAAAAGGATGGATATAAAATAATGGGCACAAGTAGTGTTGGAACTGTATTGAAAGAGACGAAGCAGCTGGCCACGTGTGACACCAAGGGGAAGAAGAGTTGGTCCCCGAAGCAAACAATTAAAAGCAACAACGACACGAGGAcccctcctcctctctctcttcaaATAGTAAGAGCAGAAGTAGAACCATTGAATTTGATATCATCCGCACACCGAGTACCAGCCATCACAAATcataatcttttaaaattaaaaacaatccaACAGTGTCAATCTCAGGAATCGTGGAATTGGACACGAGTTTCATTTATTGTATTAAGGGAGAAAATGAAGAAGTGTGAATCCAAAATCTAATGGTGGAACTGAAAGAGTAAAAACAGAAACACAAGAACAATTGCCAATGCCAGCTATGCATGCGGTGGGTGCAAAggacaaaaaaataataagagtATATATCCTCTACCTATCAATCTATTTATATTTCTCATCCCATATCATAAATTCCCCGCCGCTCGCGGCCACCACCGAAAAACACATTGTTTCCCCTTTGAGAACCCCCGCCAAGTTTGCTTAGCTGCCACCTCAATCCACAGAAACAGATTGCTCGCAAGATTTGATATGCATATGCCCTTTGATGAAATGACCCCATTTTAAACACTGCTTTTTTTGAGTTGATTGATTGTAGCCCCCCTTCCCTGGCCCTTCACTGCGTTCACTTTGGACAACTAGGCAATCTTTTCAAGCTGTGCAACATACGTGTCTTCCACCTTCTCTGCTTATATATAATTAACTatcaagaattaaaaaaataaaaaaaataacaactaGCCCCTCTTTCCCCACACACACAAAACAAAGTTTGAACAGGAGACAAAATGCAAATTTTGCACATGGACAACCGTAACCAGCACTCTAAAAACCATTACTACTAACAACTAAGGTTTGGTGTTTTACTACTAAAAAAAAAGCTCGCAGATGAGTCAACAGTTAGGTTGAGATATAGGGTTGCAATAAAAGTCACTTCCAGAGTTGGAAAAAATTGTGGAGAATCATACAACCACCCAGACAGAAACCAGCCACAGTCACTAATGAAACCacattaaaaattagttattgaCCGACCGTTGCAgtaatataatttaattcaacaggaataacaatcatcaatcaatATTATATAGTAAACCACGTATTTTCCTCTAATCTCAAACACTATTTTGGAAGACTAACAGCATTAGCATAAGCTCATCTGAGTTGATggattgaattgaaaacaaacggaaaaaaaatcaacaattcttaacatatataaataaatataaggtACAAATGGCATACAAATCGCCGTCTAAAATATATGGAAAATAAATCTACTAAGAATCTGATTACTGAATACTGATATATCTGATTCTGATCACAGTAAGTAAAATAGAAAAATGAAACGAAtgataaccaaaaaaaaaagttgaaaaacAAATGAACAGATGGAAGagacaaataataaaaaacagtGGTGGAGTTTACCGGCGCAGAAATGATTCATCTTCATTTTCACAATCAACAACATCGTCAGTGAGTGTATCCGTACAAATCAAACGGCGCCCAAAGAGCGTCAAGGGGGCAAGGCCGCTTGGAATCGAGGCGGACCCACGGCTTCCCGCTGCCGGACCAATGCAGGAGGCTCACCGGGCCAGCGTGGAGGTCCCGGCAGCTTCCCTTAACGTTATCACCTCCCAATCCATGCTGGTTCCACCGGTGCTCGATGGGCGCCACGTGTCCCGCGAACACCAGAAGGAACGGCGGCAAAGACCCGAGCTCGTAGATCCGTGCGCTCTTCTGAACCTCCATCCACCTCTCTATCCTCTTTGTGTACCCTTCCCTCCTCCACCTCACCAGATCCATCACCATCACCCCCGTGTTGAAGTAGCAGGGCCTACGCCCCTCAAATGTCCCGGCGAAGCGGTGGTCCGACCAGAACGCCGCCGTGAAATACTTGCTGAAGTTGGCGTGGCAGTATTCGGGTGCTCCGATGGTCCTGGAGCCCAGGCTGGTGCTCCAGAGCTTGGATATGTCGTCGACGACAACCAGATCGGAATCGAGGTAGATGACTCTGTTGACGCAAGTTTCGAGAAGGTCAGCGAGGTAATTTCTGGCGTAATTTAGCGGTTGCTCTAGGGCTTGCCTGACGGAGGTTGAGATCAGGTTGCGAACGATATTGGGATCGAAGTAGTATACCTTGAAGTTCAACTGCGGGAAGGTGGATTGAACGAGGGAATCGAGATTGGTGTCGGAGACAAGGAAATGGAAGAAGATGTTCTCAGGGCAGAGAGAGTGCTGGAGGATGGAGTGGACGGCGGCGATGGAGCCGCGGAGGTACTCGAGGTCGAGGGTTAAGGCAACATGGACAAGGGAAGGGTCGCAGACGGTGGTTAGGGTGCGGTTGTTGGGACGGCATTGCTCGGCATTGCGGAATGGAGAGGCCTTGCGGAAGGAGAAGCGGTTCTGTGGGTCTGGCTGGCGGATGTAACCGTCGAGATGCGGCGAAGATCGGATTGCCTCCGCTGGGTGGAAAGATTGCAGGGAAGGGGAGAGGATTATCATCAGCATTGCGGCTGAGAAGAACCCCGAGAATCTCATTGCCCACGACATGTtgctcctcttcctcttcccccTCTTCGAAACTCTAGGGTTCTGTGTTTGAATTCAATTGCGGATGGGATATTATTGGAGAGATAGAGAATGTGGTGCGTAGTATTGAGTGTGAATCAAAGCAAGGATGCCGTGGGCACGAAGAACAGAATTAGAGGCGGAGGAAGAACAAGAGCAAGGGAGAGGAATCCCATTGGAAAGGCGTGGTGCTAAAGTGCGCACCCTTCTGCCTTTCTGTATTCttcctctcttcctctctctatcTCTATCTGCCTCTGCTAACCCTTTTTTTATCTTTTACCTTTCGAGGGTTTTTCTTCGTTTTTGCTtccccttctcttctcttctcttctcttctcttcttctctccctccAATGTTTGTTGTTGGTTTTGCAGTGGCAAAGACTGAAGCGCAAGCACACACcgtgcttttctttttttattttcttttgcacCACTCAATTATGCACTGTACGCTCCCCGAAGTCAAATTTATTTATCAGATAATCTTCTTATTCTTAATTTGTTTATTTACCAATTAATTGCTTGCCAAATCTAAgcaaaaatattatttactaCCTTTTTTCGATTGAGTGGCAGGGTAACAACCTACAAATAACAGCTGTGGTTGTCGTCTGTTTCCCAAAATGACAATAGTGTCCCCTGACCCACGCTTTTGTTCCATTTTTGCCCCTACACTCTGTTTCGCTGCCCTTCCTCCTAGTTCCTTTTCTTTCTATACCCTATTAACACTATACAATACACTACGCTAGATACCCTAATGCCCTATACTCTACGGTACGTTTTTGTACTTGGTGGTTAACTATGTCTGCTCTCAAGTATCAAGTATGCACTCTACAGTCTATACTCCAAAATGAACACTCCACCGTCCGTGGTTGTTAACAGTTAACACTTACTTTGGGAACATTTTTGCTTTCtgattaaaattagtaaacaataaaaattaacatACAGTTTATCTTCATGGTTAATACTTAATAGAAGAGAGTTATTAGATGACCATTTTTATCTTATTAGATTATGAAAACTATTTTtagatttaaatattaaaaattactaCCAGAATAATTCTAAGCAAAATTCATTATTCAATGTGTATATCCTGCAGTAAACATTATACAACTAATGCGTATTAGAAGCAGGTGATACATATTCAATTATTAATTGTTTTCTTATTAGTGTAAACTCAATAGAGTTCAAACTAAAGGTCCCTCTATACGCGAGCCATAAATACTTTGAAACTTGAAAGCAAAAGCTTtagaataaatttaattttggtgtgtTGCTCTTGCTCTTCTGCAAACCTTTTTCTAGTTTATTATCTTAGACATCTACCCTAAAGTCTGCAATTCACACTAAATTTCAAAGTGCAACTCAATAACATTTACTCTTCTCTTGGTtccatttttacaaaaacttccAACAATTTTGAGATTTCACTTAAGAAGAATAAGTGTCATATTATAGTTAGTTGGTATATacgttattttaatttattatctatATAGTCCCTCGACTTAGT is a genomic window of Arachis ipaensis cultivar K30076 chromosome B06, Araip1.1, whole genome shotgun sequence containing:
- the LOC107645674 gene encoding probable galacturonosyltransferase-like 7, which encodes MSWAMRFSGFFSAAMLMIILSPSLQSFHPAEAIRSSPHLDGYIRQPDPQNRFSFRKASPFRNAEQCRPNNRTLTTVCDPSLVHVALTLDLEYLRGSIAAVHSILQHSLCPENIFFHFLVSDTNLDSLVQSTFPQLNFKVYYFDPNIVRNLISTSVRQALEQPLNYARNYLADLLETCVNRVIYLDSDLVVVDDISKLWSTSLGSRTIGAPEYCHANFSKYFTAAFWSDHRFAGTFEGRRPCYFNTGVMVMDLVRWRREGYTKRIERWMEVQKSARIYELGSLPPFLLVFAGHVAPIEHRWNQHGLGGDNVKGSCRDLHAGPVSLLHWSGSGKPWVRLDSKRPCPLDALWAPFDLYGYTH